The genomic segment CGCTAAGGGGGCAGCTATTTAATACGCCAATGGCACCCTACGATCAGCAAAAAACAAGAAGAACCGTCCCTTTTGTTTTGGTGAGCGATTGGGCTCTCCCGAGCTCTTTGCTGACGCTCTAAACAACTATGAAAAAGTCCTGTGCCACCTGTCAACCTTAAAGAGCATTTACCCCTTCCCTCCTGATTCAACTAGCGGGAATGACAGAAATGCCGCCATCCATGCATTACTAAAGGCCAAAGAAGCAGAGGCGCGCGGGCTAGAGACGCTGCGCACAATTTGTGCTGCTGTGTAGAGGAAGAATGCCTCCACCGCCTCAAGCCAATGATCCTTACAGAAAAACAAAAAGAACCGTCCCTTTTGTTTCTTTTGTTTCCGGAAATCTACAGGATCTCTGTTGTCTCCTGCTTTCTACCAGCAAGAGGTGGCCATGTTTTCGCATAGTCTGACGGAAGAGAGGGACAGCTTATCGGTTTAACCACGCCGCGATATCCGCGATAACCTCGGCGGCTACATTGCCGGGTACTTCATACTCGGCCGGGGACGGCACCCCTGTCCCGCCCATAAACAGGTGATTTAGGTGGGGGTACGACCGGCCCTCGACGGGGTCACCGATGCTCATCCATAGGGCAAAGTCGTCCATAGTAACTTGGTAATCACGCTCACCCTGCAGCACGAAGGTGGGCTTTTGTAGTTGCCTTAGTGTATTAATGGGGCTGTAATCGCGTAACCATAGCCAGTAGGCGGCAGGAATGCCGAGCGGCAGTTGGTCACTACGCGTTCCGGCAGACAACCTTGGGTCTTTGACACGGTTGACTTGTGCACGGATGGCCTGCAGGTGACGTCGCTCTATGCTCGTTAGCTCGCCATCGAGATTGTACAGGTACTCGGACTGCGCGAGCACTAAGTCTTCTAAGGGGCGTGCCGCACCTGCGAGAAGGATTAGCCCTGCTACTCTCGGCTCCAGTTCCCCGATGCGCGGGGCAAGCATCCCCCCAAGACTATGGCCTAGCACGAAAACGCGCTGTGAATCAATGCGCGAGTCCGCTAGCAGGAGCCTTAAAGCCAAGACCGCATCTTCCACGGTCTCCTCATGGGGTGTTACTAAATCGCTCTGCATTCTTGCGCCATGCACCTTGGTGCGTTTGTCGTAGCGCAAAACAGCGATACCGCGTGAGGCTAGACCATGCGCTAAATCCTTGAAAGGCTTGTTGTCCAAGATGGTCGTATTTCTGTCTTGTGGCCCCGAGCCATGCACGAGGATTACCGCCGGTACCGGCCCCGCGGCGCCCAGCGGCAAAGTTAGTGTGCCCGGCATCGCCCACTCGCCCTCGCCTACAGTTGCCGGTTCTTCTGTAAAACGAGTAAAATCCACATAAGAGGGCGACTGGTAGCGCGAAGCGGTTTGGATATTGTCAAACCATAACCCGGCTACTGACTTAGAGGCGTCAAACACGACCCGCACTGTCATGCTTCCCTGCGCAAAAGTCGCATCCACTAAGACCACCATATGTTCTCCCAGCGGTGTTTTTTCTCTTGGCTGGTGTGCTCGCAGTTCGCCTAAGCGTGATGTCGCATTCTCCCACGCGGCCTTAAGCGTAGCTGCCGGGAGCTGCCTGCGCATAGTGCGGTCAAACATGCCCACCGCTAAAGCGTATTGGCCGCCCGCTAGATGCGAGACTAACGCAGACGCTAGAACGGTTTCGGCTTCGGGACGTGGCTGCACAGTGACAGGTCGACAAGCAACCAGGGGGAAAACAGCAAGTAACAGCACGGTGGCCAGCAATCTACGCAATAGAATCATCTCCTTTGCCCTGTAGATATCATAGTGATATCATTACCATATTACAACTCATACTCTCTGCTGTCAATTCCCAAAATGTCTCGCCCCATGTCACAAAGTTCGCGTCGTCGGTGTTATAAAGATAGACGTTGCATGTAAGGAAGGAGGGTGGCGCAAACGACGCGGGAATTCGATGCCTTGTATCAGAGCTATCAGGCTTTGGTGTACCAACGACTGTACTACCTGCTTGGAGAGCGGGAGGCGGCGCGGGAGATTGCCCAAGAGGTTTTCCTAAAACTGCACCTCAGTCCTCCCCGCGACCAAAGCGGATTAGGCGGGTGGCTACTGCGAGTGGCGGCTAACTTGGGGTACAACTACTTGCGAGGCGAGGCCCGTCGTCGCCGCCGCGAGGAGGGGCAGTACCGCGAGGAAGCCGACGTAGTTCCCTTAGAGGAAGCGGTTATCCGCGACCAAGAGGCGAAGCGAGTGCATCGCTGCTTGGCGAATTTAGAGCCGCGCGACCGCATGTGTCTGCTGCTAAGAAACGCAGGACACAGTTATACGGAAATTGCTTCGGTCATTGAGGTGGAAAAGGGCTCAGTGGGCACGATTCTCGCTCGGGCTAGACGGCACTTTCGCGACCTGTACAACGAACTGGAGGGGAGGGGTGATTATGTGTCTGGAAGAAGGGATTCTGCAAACTTATCTTGACGCCGAATTAGACGTGCAGCAGGCCGGAGACGTGGCGGCTCACTTAGCGGAGTGTGCCGCATGCCGTGAACGTCTGCGTAGTTTAGCAGAACTTGCCAATTGCACGGCGGTTTCCTTAACATCGTACATGCAAGCAACCGCAGCTATAAGCCGCCCTGAGCACGTCATCCCCATGAGCTACTTGCGCCATCGTCAGGCATCCCAAAACAAACAGAGGAGGCTAATTAGCATGATGCAAAAGTATAGATGGCTGACCGGCGTAAGCGCAGCGGTCCTAGCGCTTGCGCTCATCTTAAGTTCACCGCCGGGCCGCTCTCTAGCCGCGCAGTTTCTGAACATTTTCCGCATGGAGAGGATACAGCTCGTCGAGATCACTTCCGCGGACATGCTGGAGTTAGGGCAGCTACTTGATAACTTTCACGGCGAGGGTGGCACCGTCGACATCAGGAACTTCGGCCGCGTGCAAGTTACTGTTCCGACCGCCGCCGACTGGAGGGTCGAAGCCGATCCCTCACAAGTCGAGGGGTTAAGCGGCGTTAAGCTTAATCTGCCCGCTACGCTCGCCGGTCAGACGCGGACCGAGATTATCGTGGAGCAGGCCCCGACTATCACCTTTACCCCCGATGTCGAGAATCTTAACAACTACTTGCGCCGCAACAGCGCTGTGGTGCTGCCGCAAGCCTTAGCGGGGCAATCCGTTATCTTTAACATTCCACCCGTAATCCGGGCGCAATACTTTGGTCCCACGGGGCAAGGGTTCGCCATTTATGCTGCCCGCGACCTGACGATAGAAGCTCCGCCGGGGGTCGACATTGCCTATCTGCGCCAGGCGCTCGTGCGGGTGCCCTTCCTGCCGGAAAACTTTCGCCGACAACTCGCCGATATCCACGACTGGCGGCAAACCCTGCCCATCCCTGCATTACCGGGTATGAGCTGGACAGACACTACAGTAAACGGCAGCCCCGCCGTCTACTTCATGAATGAGGTCGACAGGACTGTCGTCCTAGCGTGGCGCGAGGGCGGTAGCTGGAGGGCCATTAGCGGTCTGTCCCTAGAGGCGGCATTAAGCATCGCGGGGGAGATAAGGTAGTGGCGATTATTAAAGTTACGCATCTTACCAAGGTCTACGGCCAACAAGTAGCTTGCCGAGACATCTGCCTCTCCGTGGAGGAGGGGCAGATTTTCGGGTTCCTTGGCCCCAACGGCGCCGGCAAAAGCACCCTGGTTAAAATGCTGGTCGGCCTCGTCTACCCTACCGCCGGGGAGGCCGTGGTTGCGGGATACGCGCCGGAGGATGTGCGGAGTCGACGGCAAATAGGCTTCCTGCCGGAGAACTTTCGCTTGCACGGTTGGCTAAAGGGGCGAGAACTCGTCAACTTCCACGCGCACCTCGCAGGCTTAGACCACAGGGCCGCTAAGCGCAGCGCATCAGCGGCCCTAGAGCTGGTCGGTCTGGCCAAAGAGGGTGAAAAGCTCATTGCAAATTACAGCAAGGGAATGCAGCAACGGCTGGGGCTGGCCGCGGCGTTAGTAGGGGACCCGCGCGTGGTGTTTTTAGATGAGCCCACCTCAGCGCTCGATCCGCTTGGACGACGCGAAGTGCGAGAGATTCTCCTCTCGCTTAAAGCGGCCGGCAAAACTGTGTTTTTGAACAGTCATCTCCTAAGCGAGGTAGAGCAGGTCTGTGACCGTGTGTCGATCATCAATCACGGTATTGTGGTCGCCGACGGCAAGCCGCATGAACTGCAAGCCGCATCAACCGCCGTCGCCATAAAACTGCGCGACCTGCCTGTAGTGCTCGCTGTGGAATTGCAGACAAAGTACCCCGACCTGCAAATAGAGGGGGACTTACTCACGTTGCGCACCTCAAGTCCCGAGGAAGTCGCCGATGTCGTGGCCAAACTCGCGGCACATGGCTGCCGCATCTACGAAGTGACGCCACACCACAATTCCCTTGAGGACGTTTTTGTCCGTTTAGTGCAGGAGGGCGAAAAGACATGTGGTTGATGGCCGTCTTTACATTTAAGGAAGCTTTGCGCAAGCGAGTCGTTCTTGTTGCTGCGCTTCTCACCCTAGCCTTTCTCACCCTGTATGGTATCGGCCTACACTTTATGGTGGGGACAAATGCTAGGATTGCCGACCCGGCCGCCGCCGATGTCTTTGAGCTTATAGAACCACTTGTCCTCTTCAGTATGGGGATTTACCTCGCCAGCTTCTTGGTCGCGGGTTTGGCAATCCTTGCCGCGGTAGGCAGTATTGCCGGGGAAATAGAGAACGGCACGCTTTATCCGCTGGCGGCGCGTCCCCTTACCCGCCGTGACCTGCTGCTGGGGAAATACTTCGGCTTGGCAGCTATGCTGGTCACTTATGCGGCTTTATTCTTTCTTGCGCTTGTCGGCCTAGTGTACTGGCAGACAGGTCTGCTCCTGCCGGGTCGTTGGGTGGCGCTCGCCCTATTTGCCTTAAAGCCGTTAGTGCTTTTATCCGTGACTATGCTTGGGACTACAAGGCTCCCTACCTTGAGCAATGGCGTCTTGGCGTTTGGCCTGTACGCGCTGTCCGTGATGGGGGGCATGATCGAACAAATTGGGGCCATGCTAGGTAGCACCGCCGCCATCTATATCGGCGTCATTACGAGCCTCATACTGCCTGCGGACGCA from the Selenomonadales bacterium genome contains:
- a CDS encoding alpha/beta fold hydrolase, encoding MRRLLATVLLLAVFPLVACRPVTVQPRPEAETVLASALVSHLAGGQYALAVGMFDRTMRRQLPAATLKAAWENATSRLGELRAHQPREKTPLGEHMVVLVDATFAQGSMTVRVVFDASKSVAGLWFDNIQTASRYQSPSYVDFTRFTEEPATVGEGEWAMPGTLTLPLGAAGPVPAVILVHGSGPQDRNTTILDNKPFKDLAHGLASRGIAVLRYDKRTKVHGARMQSDLVTPHEETVEDAVLALRLLLADSRIDSQRVFVLGHSLGGMLAPRIGELEPRVAGLILLAGAARPLEDLVLAQSEYLYNLDGELTSIERRHLQAIRAQVNRVKDPRLSAGTRSDQLPLGIPAAYWLWLRDYSPINTLRQLQKPTFVLQGERDYQVTMDDFALWMSIGDPVEGRSYPHLNHLFMGGTGVPSPAEYEVPGNVAAEVIADIAAWLNR
- a CDS encoding sigma-70 family RNA polymerase sigma factor, whose amino-acid sequence is MAQTTREFDALYQSYQALVYQRLYYLLGEREAAREIAQEVFLKLHLSPPRDQSGLGGWLLRVAANLGYNYLRGEARRRRREEGQYREEADVVPLEEAVIRDQEAKRVHRCLANLEPRDRMCLLLRNAGHSYTEIASVIEVEKGSVGTILARARRHFRDLYNELEGRGDYVSGRRDSANLS
- a CDS encoding zf-HC2 domain-containing protein; its protein translation is MIMCLEEGILQTYLDAELDVQQAGDVAAHLAECAACRERLRSLAELANCTAVSLTSYMQATAAISRPEHVIPMSYLRHRQASQNKQRRLISMMQKYRWLTGVSAAVLALALILSSPPGRSLAAQFLNIFRMERIQLVEITSADMLELGQLLDNFHGEGGTVDIRNFGRVQVTVPTAADWRVEADPSQVEGLSGVKLNLPATLAGQTRTEIIVEQAPTITFTPDVENLNNYLRRNSAVVLPQALAGQSVIFNIPPVIRAQYFGPTGQGFAIYAARDLTIEAPPGVDIAYLRQALVRVPFLPENFRRQLADIHDWRQTLPIPALPGMSWTDTTVNGSPAVYFMNEVDRTVVLAWREGGSWRAISGLSLEAALSIAGEIR
- a CDS encoding ABC transporter ATP-binding protein, producing MAIIKVTHLTKVYGQQVACRDICLSVEEGQIFGFLGPNGAGKSTLVKMLVGLVYPTAGEAVVAGYAPEDVRSRRQIGFLPENFRLHGWLKGRELVNFHAHLAGLDHRAAKRSASAALELVGLAKEGEKLIANYSKGMQQRLGLAAALVGDPRVVFLDEPTSALDPLGRREVREILLSLKAAGKTVFLNSHLLSEVEQVCDRVSIINHGIVVADGKPHELQAASTAVAIKLRDLPVVLAVELQTKYPDLQIEGDLLTLRTSSPEEVADVVAKLAAHGCRIYEVTPHHNSLEDVFVRLVQEGEKTCG
- a CDS encoding ABC transporter permease subunit → MWLMAVFTFKEALRKRVVLVAALLTLAFLTLYGIGLHFMVGTNARIADPAAADVFELIEPLVLFSMGIYLASFLVAGLAILAAVGSIAGEIENGTLYPLAARPLTRRDLLLGKYFGLAAMLVTYAALFFLALVGLVYWQTGLLLPGRWVALALFALKPLVLLSVTMLGTTRLPTLSNGVLAFGLYALSVMGGMIEQIGAMLGSTAAIYIGVITSLILPADAVYRRVVATVVNHLLLQGTSPDMVFFNPAHVFGPFGSHSTPSDWMLVYTAGYIVVMLTLAIRIFNRRDV